In Lycium ferocissimum isolate CSIRO_LF1 chromosome 11, AGI_CSIRO_Lferr_CH_V1, whole genome shotgun sequence, a single genomic region encodes these proteins:
- the LOC132038253 gene encoding heavy metal-associated isoprenylated plant protein 47-like, producing MKKKIVIELPLNTDHCRSKAMQIAVRTPGVISVNIDKEKSHLVVIGIGVDFFKLMHCIRRKFKCSRIVIIEEVKPDKKPGPDKKEDKKPCPCPCPPICNPCGPQFYPICQPVYDPYNPTCSIM from the exons ATGAAG AAAAAGATTGTGATTGAGCTCCCTCTCAACACTGATCACTGTAGATCAAAGGCTATGCAGATTGCTGTAAGAACTCCAG GGGTAATATCAGTGAATATAGACAAGGAAAAAAGCCATTTGGTGGTGATTGGAATAGGAGTCGATTTTTTCAAGTTGATGCATTGCATAAGAAGGAAATTCAAGTGTTCTCGAATTGTGATTATTGAAGAAGTGAAACCCGATAAGAAGCCCGGCCCGGATAAAAAGGAAGATAAAAAACCTTGTCCTTGTCCTTGTCCTCCAATATGCAATCCATGTGGGCCGCAGTTCTATCCAATATGCCAACCCGTTTATGATCCATATAATCCAACTTGCTCCATTATGTAA